The Mytilus trossulus isolate FHL-02 chromosome 3, PNRI_Mtr1.1.1.hap1, whole genome shotgun sequence genome contains a region encoding:
- the LOC134712494 gene encoding uncharacterized protein LOC134712494, protein MKRRELIAAVMELKIFIVFSVLFCFVRCFPMMADASFIENNTSEQYNKDALLHVLLRHKRSANNTSSDDGRSAIEKFYDDPNNKAMYLVFPLFVLIISTCCGLYFCDRCRKHLKKKKAEERKKENELLDNLEENEENKASTSNSVNGKSSDVNNSVKDNGVANSPIALEMSGDINRNDTPLEDVENSPEVKAVNAVPIKHRETSFMTDVQNANKYDVEPQSKNSSSSTFADDVKSNNSSVPNAVADDTLNSDTNGYTIKHDSVIANKENLKKEHVAKKIKMNENLKENRVVPEVSKNNNSDQQPEVIKPLPTKREIEVKNTQRRDSFKSTSTVRSNKSLDRKSNGKRSSAAFHKKTTLPDVTKRYSKMDRKFTALSAEAIGEILQYYKDKKHMPDIIPDEDENAAPIRKRFKKAKYKVFNG, encoded by the exons ATGAAAAGAAGAGAGTTAATAGCAGCGGTCATggaacttaaaatttttatagtatttagtgttttgtttt gttttgtCAGATGTTTTCCCATGATGGCTGACGCATCTTTTATCGAAAACAATACCTCTGAACAATATAACAAAGATGCATTACTCCACGTATTATTACGTCATAAGAGATCGGCCAATAATACTTCGTCAGATGACGGGAGGAGTGCGATCGAAAAATTCTATGATGATCCAAATAATAAAGCCATGTATTTAGTGTTTCCACTGTTCGTCCTTATAATCAGCACATGTTGTGGTCTTTACTTTTGTGATAGATGTAGGaagcatttaaaaaagaaaaaagccgaagaaagaaaaaaagaaaatgagcTACTTGATAACCTGGAAGAAAACGAAGAAAACAAAGCTTCAACATCAAACAGTGTTAATGGAAAAAGTAGTGATGTGAACAATTCAGTGAAAGATAATGGAGTTGCAAACAGCCCAATTGCATTGGAAATGTCAGGCGATATAAACCGAAATGATACACCACTAGAAGATGTAGAAAATAGTCCTGAGGTTAAAGCGGTAAACGCCGTTCCTATCAAACACAGGGAAACTAGTTTTATGACAGATGTACAAAATGCGAATAAGTATGATGTAGAACCGCAATCCAAAAATTCATCAAGCTCTACCTTTGCCGATGACGTCAAATCAAATAATAGCAGTGTTCCAAATGCTGTTGCCGATGACACATTAAATTCGGATACAAATGGTTATACTATAAAACATGATTCGGTAATAGCTAATAAAgaaaatctgaaaaaagaaCATGTcgcaaagaaaataaaaatgaacgaaaatctAAAGGAAAACAGGGTCGTTCCGGAAGTATCAAAAAACAATAACTCTGATCAGCAACCTGAAGTGATAAAACCATTACCAACGAAAAGAGAAATAGAAGTAAAGAATACACAGAGACGAGACAGTTTTAAATCAACATCAACTGTACGAAGCAATAAGAGTTTAGATAGAAAATCGAATGGTAAACGATCTAGTGCTGCATTTCATAAGAAAACGACTTTGCCTGATGTTACGAAAAGATATTCAAAAATGGACAGAAAATTCACTGCATTATCAGCTGAAGCTATTGGAGAAATACTGCAatattataaagacaaaaaacatatgCCAGATATTATTCCAGACGAAGATGAAAATGCAGCTCCTATAAGGAAAAGatttaaaaaggcaaaatacaaagtttttaaTGGCTAG
- the LOC134709743 gene encoding mannose-P-dolichol utilization defect 1 protein homolog, which translates to MGGWDLTTTLPSGNPDHYFQCFQELVERHRLPQRQCMLTLVTTFFGYFLIGTVTISQIPQILKILRRRNASGVSFVSIILMLQASSSKVAYCVQENFTFSAWGENLVLMVEMVVLVLLLLSYNDRPISAVCFMLFYTIIMLTLIIPLVPTKFITYLNICSIPVLSISRIIQIYTNHKNHDTGQLSGTSSVLCVFQSFGRISTSILLTRDWILILTFVQLLISNLILTLQVIYYRRKNRKLK; encoded by the exons ATGGGTGGATGGGATTTAACAACAACTTTACCATCTGGGAATCCTGATCATTATTTTCAATGCTTTCAAGAGTTGGTTGAACGTCATCGACTTCCACAAC GGCAATGTATGCTGACTCTTGTGACGACATTTTTTGGATATTTCCTCATTGGAACAGTTACGATCA GTCAGATTCCACAAATACTTAAAATACTCCGAAGAAGGAACGCGAGTGGTGTCAGCTTTGTTAGTATAATTTTGATGTTGCAAGCATCCTCATCGAAAGTTGCATATTGCGTTCAGGAGAACTTCACATTCAG TGCGTGGGGAGAAAATCTAGTTCTAATGGTGGAAATGGTTGTATTGGTCCTGCTTCTACTCAGTTACAATGACAGACCTATCAGCGCAGTGTGTTTTATGCTATTCTACACTATCATAATGTTAACACTTATTATACCATTGGTGCCAACGAAATTCATAACGTATTTAAACATTTGCAGTATACCTGTTTTAAGTATAAGCAGG ataattcAGATATACACCAATCACAAAAACCATGACACGGGACAGTTATCTGGGACATCGTCAGTTCTTTGTGTTTTCCAAAGTTTTGGAAGAATATCAACATCTATTTTATTGACACGTGACTGGATTCTTATATTAACTTTTGTTCAGTTATTGATATCGAACTTGATTTTGACATTGCAAGTAATATATTACAGAAggaaaaacagaaaattaaagtGA
- the LOC134709744 gene encoding galactose mutarotase-like, which yields MSTVNILEEDFGKTKDGLSVKRFTLKNQNNVTIRIISYGAIVTDILVPDRKGDVKDINLGFDDIKGYESPRQRYFGALCGRVANRIADGKFTLDGTDYKLAINNGPNHLHGGLKGFDKVVWKADVKDSKVVMSYTSPDGEENYPGELTTTVTYELTNDNELIIDYTATTTKATPINVTNHSYFNLAGQGSVNIDDHVIKVNADYYTPLNENVIPTGEIAPVEGTPYDIRTAVRLGDQIKKVNNGKGFDINFCVGKTGEMKKCGRVEHPPSGRVLEVSSTEPGLQVYTSYYLDNVQGKAGATYGQFSAFCLETQHYADSVNHDNFPSTILRPGETYRHTTHYKFSTI from the exons ATGTCTACTGTGAATATCTTAGAGGAAGATTTTGGGAAAACAAAGGACGGCTTGTCTGTAAAAAG GTTTACACTGAAGAATCAAAATAATGTTACAATAAGAATAATCAGTTATGGAGCCATAGTGACTGACATCCTAGTCCCAGACAGAAAAGGCGATGTAAAAGACATTAACCTAGGGTTTGATGATATCAAAG GATACGAGAGTCCACGTCAGAGATATTTTGGTGCTTTGTGTGGTAGAGTTGCAAATAGAATCGCTGATGGGAAGTTTACATTAGATGGAACTGACTATAAACTTGCGATTAATAATGGTCCAAACCATCTTCATGGAGGTTTAAAAGGTTTTGATAAg GTTGTATGGAAAGCTGATGTCAAAGATTCAAAAGTAGTGATGTCGTACACAAGTCCAGATGGTGAGGAGAATTACCCCGGGGAACTAACTACAACTGTTACATACGAACTGACCAATGATAACGAGTTAATCATAGATTATACAGCCACTACTACTAAAGCCACGCCCATTAATGTAACCAATCATTCCTATTTTAACCTTGCGGGACAA ggTTCTGTTAATATAGATGATCATGTTATCAAAGTAAATGCTGACTATTATACTCCTTTGAACGAAAACGTCATTCCAACAG GTGAAATTGCTCCCGTAGAAGGAACCCCATACGATATTCGGACAGCAGTACGCCTAGGAGATCAgataaaaaaagtcaacaatGGAAAGGGGTTTGACATAAACTTTTGTGTAGGAAAAACTGGCGAAATGAAAAAATGTGGCag AGTAGAACATCCACCCTCAGGACGAGTTCTGGAAGTATCAAGCACAGAGCCTGGTTTACAGGTATACACATCGTACTATCTAGACAATGTCCAGGGAAAAGCAGGTGCTACATACGGACAGTTTAGTGCCTTCTGTttagaaacacaacattatGCTGATAGTGTCAATCAT GATAATTTTCCAAGTACGATCCTTAGACCTGGTGAAACGTACAGACATACTACACATTATAAATTCAGCACTATATGA